From Scylla paramamosain isolate STU-SP2022 chromosome 18, ASM3559412v1, whole genome shotgun sequence, one genomic window encodes:
- the LOC135109029 gene encoding UDP-glycosyltransferase UGT5-like, which yields MKLAAILLLTLAAVSEASRVLMVLSLGSPSHKNIFTPLAESLGRRGHQVTVASLHAAPPNASRSYTDLAATTAWESVRKVTGEFDVFKMREVNGGKDVNSQVMKKVLRHLPKYCEAFLQDPGLKSAWTTRPDLILLPAFMNECGLAFVHKFKAPFMYVTTSGLTPWTADLLGSPENPAYVPNQYLSYGDHMTLWERTVNTLVRLASPYLRKHLVLNKLDGVVQRVLGDSTVSLSELEKNVSMVLVNSHYSLGHPRPLMPNVVEVGAMHCRPARPLQDKALREFIDSSPVPVVLFSLGSTIRSEQMPVTVRDSLVAAFRRLPYRVVWKWEGAALTNLPPNVMTRPWLSQQDVLGHKNVRAFVTHGGLLSLQEAVYHNVPVVGMPLMSDQHLNVRQAVTLGLGRQLTVESLSEDAVYDAITSVVEEPGFQERVGQRSRLLRDQETTPLERAVYWSEHVLRYGGAQHLRSVAADMPLHQYLLVDVAAVLVAAAVVVVLLLWWALRAATRCLVRGLKKAAGKLLMAVRVHAKMQ from the exons ATGAAACTCGCAGCCATCTTGCTGCTGACACTTGCTGCGGTGAGTGAGGCCTCCCGTGTGCTCATGGTGCTTTCCCTGGGATCCCCGTCTCACAAGAACATCTTCACTCCTCTGGCTGAGTCCCTGGGGCGGAGAGGACACCAAGTAACCGTGGCGTCGCTGCACGCTGCCCCGCCCAACGCCTCCCGCTCCTACACCGACCTTGCTGCCACCACCGCCTGGGAGTCAGTCAGGAAAGTGACGGGCGAGTTCGATGTCTTCAAGATGCGCGAGGTCAATGGAGGCAAGGATGTAAACTCTCAAGTAATGAAGAAAGTCCTCCGCCATCTGCCCAAGTACTGCGAAGCCTTTCTGCAAGACCCCGGCCTGAAGAGTGCCTGGACCACCCGCCCTGACCTCATCCTTCTGCCAGCCTTCATGAACGAGTGCGGCCTGGCATTCGTGCACAAATTCAAGGCGCCCTTCATGTACGTGACCACCTCTGGCCTCACCCCGTGGACGGCAGACCTGCTGGGCAGCCCCGAGAACCCCGCCTACGTGCCCAACCAGTACCTGAGCTACGGGGACCACATGACTCTGTGGGAGAGGACCGTCAACACGCTGGTCAG GCTGGCCAGCCCTTACCTCCGCAAACACTTGGTGCTGAACAAGCTGGACGGCGTGGTGCAGCGTGTGCTGGGCGACTCCACGGTGTCCCTCTCCGAACTGGAGAAGAACGTGTCGATGGTGCTGGTCAATTCCCACTACTCCCTTGGACATCCCCGACCCCTCATGCCCAACGTGGTGGAGGTGGGCGCCATGCACTGCCGACCGGCACGCCCCCTCCAGGACAAGGCTCTGCGGGAGTTCATCGACTCGTCGCCCGTGCCCGTGGTCCTCTTCAGCCTGGGCTCCACCATCCGCAGCGAGCAGATGCCGGTCACTGTGAGGGACTCGCTGGTGGCGGCGTTCAGGCGCCTTCCCTACCGCGTCGTGTGGAAATGGGAGGGTGCTGCCCTGACGAACCTGCCGCCCAACGTGATGACGCGCCCCTGGCTGTCCCAGCAGGATGTCTTGGGCCACAAGAACGTGCGTGCCTTCGTCACACACGGCGGACTGCTGTCGCTGCAGGAGGCAGTGTACCACAACGTGCCCGTGGTGGGGATGCCACTCATGAGCGACCAGCACCTGAACGTGAGGCAAGCCGTGACGCTGGGCCTGGGTCGCCAGCTCACCGTGGAGTCTCTGTCTGAAGACGCCGTGTACGACGCCATCACATCGGTGGTGGAGGAGCCCGGCTTCCAGGAGCGCGTGGGGCAGCGGTCACGCCTGCTGCGGGACCAGGAGACGACCCCTCTGGAGCGCGCCGTGTACTGGAGCGAGCACGTGCTGCGCTATGGCGGCGCTCAACATCTGCGCTCAGTGGCTGCCGACATGCCACTGCACCAGTACCTGCTGGTGGACGTGGCGGCCgtgctggtggcggcggcagtggtggtggtgctgctgctgtggtgggcATTGCGGGCAGCGACTCGTTGTCTCGTTCGGGGACTCAAGAAGGCTGCAGGGAAGCTGCTGATGGCCGTGAGGGTTCATGCCAAGATGCAGTAA